In Pseudomonas asiatica, the following are encoded in one genomic region:
- a CDS encoding ABC transporter permease has translation MRLLSLALLALLSHWRRHRVQFFSIFTGLWLATALWTGVQALNSQARSDYARASAVLAGPLQAQLVPRRGERFDQALYVQLRRLGWAVTPVLEGRLRFAGEPARSVRLIGIEPLSLPPASSIAGVQPGAFDLQAFIGMPGQAWVGPDTLRQLHAGPGASARDSEGQLLPPLVLQPALAPGVIVVDIGHAQALLHAPGQLSRLLVAAMPGPLPADIAPYLELQPRQDDGGLQRLTDSFHLNLTALGLLAFVVGLFIAHAAIGLALEQRRGLIRNLRACGIGLQTLLCALVLELGLFAVLGGLAGVASGYGLAAWLLPDVAASLRGLYGAQVAGALSLPAGWWLMGVLVSVLGALLAGLGSVLRAARLPLLALAQPQAWRLAQGPWLRRQARVAGLLLLLALGCGVLGDSLPSAFGLLAGLLLAAALLLPALLDRVLAWLARHCRRPLAQWFVADSRQQLPALSLALMALLLALAASVGVGSMTEGFRKTFVSWLDLRLSADLYVTPRDTAQGLQIAEWLGQQPSVEVVLPGWRVETQLQGWPVQVQGIVDHPVYRRRWPLLAQQKQAWQQLAAGQAVMLSEQLARRLKLQLGDRLRLPADTSPALSVVGIYADYGNPKGHMLVNAGWLRGHWPQATLTGLSVDLVGDQVSALEAALQQRFALDDSRLVEQARLKRWSTDVFNRTFAATAALNSLTLGVAGVALFINLLTLGQTRLGQLAPLWALGVRRTHLVWLSLGQTLLLSSLTVLLAIPLGILLAWCLVAVVNVQAFGWRLPLYVFPARLLHLAVLGMLTSLLASAWPLWQLARRQPRELLRPFADEA, from the coding sequence ATGAGGCTTCTATCGCTGGCCCTGCTGGCGCTGCTCAGCCACTGGCGGCGCCATCGCGTGCAGTTTTTCAGCATCTTCACCGGCCTGTGGCTGGCAACGGCGCTGTGGACCGGCGTGCAGGCGCTGAACAGCCAGGCACGCAGCGACTATGCCCGCGCCAGCGCGGTGCTGGCCGGGCCGTTGCAGGCGCAACTGGTGCCGCGCCGTGGCGAGCGCTTCGACCAGGCACTGTACGTGCAGTTGCGCAGACTGGGCTGGGCGGTGACGCCGGTACTGGAAGGGCGCTTGCGTTTTGCTGGTGAGCCGGCGCGCAGCGTGCGGTTGATCGGCATCGAGCCGTTGAGCCTGCCGCCGGCCAGCAGCATCGCCGGTGTGCAGCCCGGGGCGTTCGATCTGCAAGCCTTTATCGGCATGCCCGGGCAAGCCTGGGTCGGGCCGGACACCTTGCGCCAGCTGCATGCCGGCCCCGGGGCCTCAGCACGCGACAGCGAAGGGCAGCTGCTGCCGCCGTTGGTTCTACAGCCAGCGCTGGCCCCAGGGGTGATCGTGGTCGATATCGGCCACGCCCAGGCGTTGCTGCATGCACCCGGGCAGTTGTCGCGCTTGCTGGTGGCTGCCATGCCGGGGCCGCTGCCGGCGGATATCGCGCCTTACCTTGAGCTGCAACCCCGGCAGGACGATGGCGGCTTGCAGCGGCTGACCGACAGTTTCCACCTCAACCTGACCGCCCTTGGCCTGCTGGCGTTCGTCGTCGGCCTGTTCATTGCCCATGCCGCAATCGGTTTGGCACTGGAACAGCGGCGCGGCCTGATTCGCAACCTGCGCGCCTGTGGCATCGGCCTGCAAACCTTGCTGTGCGCCTTGGTGCTGGAGCTGGGGCTGTTCGCGGTGCTGGGCGGTCTTGCCGGCGTGGCCAGTGGTTACGGGCTGGCCGCGTGGTTGCTGCCCGATGTGGCCGCCAGCTTGCGCGGCCTGTATGGCGCCCAGGTCGCCGGGGCGCTGAGCCTGCCCGCAGGGTGGTGGCTGATGGGCGTGCTGGTGAGTGTGCTGGGGGCGCTGCTGGCGGGTTTGGGCAGTGTACTGCGTGCGGCGCGGTTGCCGTTGCTGGCGCTGGCGCAACCTCAGGCATGGCGGTTGGCCCAGGGGCCTTGGTTGCGGCGCCAGGCCCGGGTGGCCGGCCTGTTGCTTTTGCTGGCCCTGGGCTGTGGCGTGCTGGGCGACAGCCTGCCCAGCGCGTTCGGCCTGCTGGCAGGCTTGCTGCTGGCGGCGGCGCTGCTGCTGCCGGCCTTGCTCGACCGGGTGCTGGCCTGGCTGGCGCGGCATTGCCGGCGGCCTTTGGCGCAATGGTTCGTCGCCGACAGCCGCCAGCAATTGCCTGCCCTGAGCCTGGCGTTGATGGCACTGTTGCTGGCGCTGGCGGCCAGTGTCGGGGTGGGCAGCATGACCGAGGGCTTTCGCAAGACCTTTGTCAGCTGGCTTGACCTGCGCCTGTCCGCCGACCTGTATGTCACGCCAAGGGACACCGCCCAGGGCTTGCAGATAGCCGAGTGGCTCGGGCAGCAACCTTCGGTGGAGGTGGTATTGCCCGGCTGGCGTGTGGAAACACAGCTGCAGGGCTGGCCGGTGCAGGTCCAGGGCATCGTCGATCATCCCGTCTATCGCAGACGCTGGCCATTGCTGGCGCAGCAAAAGCAGGCCTGGCAGCAACTGGCCGCCGGGCAGGCCGTGATGCTCAGTGAACAGCTGGCCAGGCGACTGAAGCTGCAGCTGGGCGATCGCCTGAGGCTGCCCGCAGACACTTCGCCAGCCCTGAGCGTTGTGGGCATCTATGCCGATTACGGCAACCCCAAGGGGCACATGCTGGTCAATGCCGGCTGGCTGCGCGGGCATTGGCCACAGGCAACCCTGACCGGGTTGAGTGTCGATCTGGTGGGCGACCAGGTGTCGGCGCTCGAGGCTGCATTGCAGCAGCGCTTCGCCCTGGACGACAGCCGCTTGGTCGAGCAGGCGCGTCTCAAACGTTGGTCGACCGACGTGTTCAACCGCACCTTCGCCGCCACCGCCGCGCTCAACAGCCTCACTCTTGGCGTGGCAGGCGTGGCGCTGTTCATCAACCTGCTGACCCTGGGCCAGACCCGCCTGGGCCAGCTGGCGCCGCTGTGGGCACTGGGTGTGCGGCGCACGCACCTGGTGTGGCTGAGCCTCGGGCAGACACTGTTGCTGAGCAGCCTTACCGTGCTGCTGGCGATTCCGCTGGGCATCCTGCTGGCCTGGTGCCTGGTCGCGGTGGTGAACGTGCAGGCATTCGGCTGGCGTTTGCCGCTCTACGTGTTCCCTGCGCGACTTCTGCACCTGGCCGTGCTGGGCATGCTCACCAGCCTGTTGGCCAGCGCCTGGCCACTGTGGCAGCTGGCGCGTCGCCAGCCGCGCGAACTGTTGAGGCCGTTTGCCGATGAAGCGTAG
- a CDS encoding ABC transporter ATP-binding protein: MLVIEQLHKSFPTPLGPLPVLLGVDLRLARGSSLALMGESGSGKSTLLHLVAGLDRADSGRILIDDTPLDSRSEASLALWRREGIGLVFQQYNLISSLDVGANLAFQARLAGRHDPDWLAYLAQRLGLADLLARYPEQLSGGQQQRVAIGRALAGRPAWLLADEPTGSLDETSSDEVLSLLLQLVAEAGSGVLMVTHSPRLAARLQQRCYLQAGRVRPEQGG; encoded by the coding sequence ATGCTGGTCATCGAGCAACTGCACAAATCATTCCCCACCCCCCTGGGCCCGCTCCCCGTGCTGCTGGGCGTCGACCTGCGCCTGGCGCGCGGCAGCAGCCTGGCGCTGATGGGCGAGTCGGGCAGCGGCAAGAGCACCTTGCTGCACCTGGTGGCCGGCCTGGACCGTGCCGACAGTGGCCGCATCCTGATCGACGATACCCCGCTCGACAGCCGTTCCGAGGCGTCGCTGGCGTTGTGGCGGCGGGAGGGCATAGGCCTGGTGTTCCAGCAGTACAACCTGATCAGCAGCCTGGACGTGGGGGCCAATCTCGCGTTCCAGGCGCGGCTGGCCGGTCGGCATGATCCCGATTGGCTGGCCTATCTGGCGCAGCGCCTGGGTTTGGCGGATTTGCTGGCGCGTTACCCGGAGCAATTGTCTGGTGGCCAGCAACAGCGGGTTGCCATCGGCCGCGCCCTGGCCGGGCGCCCGGCCTGGTTGCTGGCCGACGAACCCACCGGCAGCCTCGATGAAACCAGCAGCGATGAGGTGTTGAGCCTGCTGTTGCAGCTGGTCGCCGAGGCTGGCAGTGGGGTGCTGATGGTGACCCACAGCCCGCGGTTGGCGGCGCGCTTGCAACAGCGTTGTTACCTGCAGGCCGGCCGTGTGCGGCCCGAGCAGGGCGGATGA